One window of Prionailurus bengalensis isolate Pbe53 chromosome B1, Fcat_Pben_1.1_paternal_pri, whole genome shotgun sequence genomic DNA carries:
- the ASB5 gene encoding ankyrin repeat and SOCS box protein 5 isoform X3, whose product MRLCKGGNLAVTGSWADRSPLHEAASQGRLLALRTLLSQGYNVNAVTIDHITPLHEACLGDHVACARTLLEAGANVNAITIDGVTPLFNACSQGSASCTELLLEYGAKPQLESCLPSPTHEAASKGHHECLEILISWGIDVDQDIPHLGTPLYVACMSQQFHCIRKLLYAGADVQKGKYWDTPLHAAAQQSSTEVVNLLLEFGADINAKNTELLRPVDVATSSSLVERLLLQHEATPSSLCQLCRLCIRNYIGRPRLHLIPQLQLPTLLQNFLQYR is encoded by the exons GTTCCTGGGCAGACCGGTCACCACTACATGAAGCAGCAAGTCAAGGTCGTCTTCTTGCTCTGCGAACACTGCTATCCCAG GGTTACAACGTAAATGCAGTTACCATAGACCACATCACCCCGCTGCACGAAGCCTGCCTTGGAGACCATGTGGCATGTGCCAGAACTCTGCTGGAGGCTGGAGCTAAT GTAAACGCAATCACGATAGATGGCGTGACTCCATTATTCAATGCGTGCTCACAAGGCAGTGCCAGCTGTACAGAACTTCTTCTGGAATACGGTGCCAAACCCCAGCTGGAGTCCTGTCTTCCTTCTCCCACACATGAGGCCGCCAGCAAAG GCCATCACGAGTGCCTAGAGATACTGATATCCTGGGGCATAGATGTTGACCAAGACATTCCTCATCTGGGAACTCCTCTGTACGTAGCTTGTATGTCACAGCAGTTCCACTGCATCCGGAAGCTTCTTTATGctg GTGCCGATgtacaaaaaggcaaatactggGACACCCCACTGCATGCAGCTGCCCAGCAGTCCAGTACAGAAGTTGTAAACTTACTGCTGGAATTTGGAGCGGATATCAATGCTAAAAATACAGAGCTTCTTCGACCTGTAGATGTAGCGACTTCCAGCAGTTTGGTGGAAAGATTGTTGCTTCAACATGAAG CTACTCCAAGCAGCCTTTGCCAACTTTGCCGACTCTGTATCAGAAACTACATAGGGAGGCCGAGATTGCACCTCATCCCCCAGCTCCAGCTGCCAACGTTGTTGCAGAATTTCTTACAGTACCGATAA
- the ASB5 gene encoding ankyrin repeat and SOCS box protein 5 isoform X4 produces MDLVSCVTGSWADRSPLHEAASQGRLLALRTLLSQGYNVNAVTIDHITPLHEACLGDHVACARTLLEAGANVNAITIDGVTPLFNACSQGSASCTELLLEYGAKPQLESCLPSPTHEAASKGHHECLEILISWGIDVDQDIPHLGTPLYVACMSQQFHCIRKLLYAGADVQKGKYWDTPLHAAAQQSSTEVVNLLLEFGADINAKNTELLRPVDVATSSSLVERLLLQHEATPSSLCQLCRLCIRNYIGRPRLHLIPQLQLPTLLQNFLQYR; encoded by the exons GTTCCTGGGCAGACCGGTCACCACTACATGAAGCAGCAAGTCAAGGTCGTCTTCTTGCTCTGCGAACACTGCTATCCCAG GGTTACAACGTAAATGCAGTTACCATAGACCACATCACCCCGCTGCACGAAGCCTGCCTTGGAGACCATGTGGCATGTGCCAGAACTCTGCTGGAGGCTGGAGCTAAT GTAAACGCAATCACGATAGATGGCGTGACTCCATTATTCAATGCGTGCTCACAAGGCAGTGCCAGCTGTACAGAACTTCTTCTGGAATACGGTGCCAAACCCCAGCTGGAGTCCTGTCTTCCTTCTCCCACACATGAGGCCGCCAGCAAAG GCCATCACGAGTGCCTAGAGATACTGATATCCTGGGGCATAGATGTTGACCAAGACATTCCTCATCTGGGAACTCCTCTGTACGTAGCTTGTATGTCACAGCAGTTCCACTGCATCCGGAAGCTTCTTTATGctg GTGCCGATgtacaaaaaggcaaatactggGACACCCCACTGCATGCAGCTGCCCAGCAGTCCAGTACAGAAGTTGTAAACTTACTGCTGGAATTTGGAGCGGATATCAATGCTAAAAATACAGAGCTTCTTCGACCTGTAGATGTAGCGACTTCCAGCAGTTTGGTGGAAAGATTGTTGCTTCAACATGAAG CTACTCCAAGCAGCCTTTGCCAACTTTGCCGACTCTGTATCAGAAACTACATAGGGAGGCCGAGATTGCACCTCATCCCCCAGCTCCAGCTGCCAACGTTGTTGCAGAATTTCTTACAGTACCGATAA